The following proteins come from a genomic window of Mauremys mutica isolate MM-2020 ecotype Southern chromosome 7, ASM2049712v1, whole genome shotgun sequence:
- the QARS1 gene encoding glutamine--tRNA ligase isoform X1 yields the protein MAAGLDALSLFAAIGLSEPKARETLKNEALSALLREAVTQAQGVLGPTVDKATGTLLYNVASRLKDQKRLRFLVGCITSKKIVTDLQLSAALEYVRSHPLDPIDTADFEQQCGVGVVVTPEQIEEAVEAAVHKHRAELLSERYRFNMGLLMGEARGRLRWADGKSIKNEVDLQVLHLLGPKTEADLEKKPKAGKAKPAEAEKQQAVAEENGGVTLETKSLMEQLRGEALKFHKPGENYKTEGYVLTPHTMTLMKQHLEITGGQVRTRFPPEPNGILHIGHAKAINFNFGYAKANGGVCFLRYDDTNPEKEEEKYFSAIRDMVEWLGYKPHAVTHASDYFDQLYAWAVELIRRGHAYVCHQRVEEIKGHNPPPSPWRDRPVEESLLLFEGMKKGKFEEGEATLRMKLVMEDGKLDPVAYRIKYMPHHRTGDRWCIYPTYDYTHCLCDSIEQITHSLCTKEFQARRSSYFWLCNALGVYCPVQWEYGRLNLLYTVVSKRKIIRLVEAGAVRDWDDPRLFTLTALRRRGFPPEAINSFCARVGVTVAQTTMEPHLLEACVREVLNERAPRAMAVLQPLRVTITNFPTQKALEVLVPNFPADETKGFHKVPFQATIYIEQSDFREALPLQVLDKGYKRLAPGQPVGLRHTGYVIAVQNVVKDAGGQVMELEVTCTKSDAVEKPKAFIHWVSEPLVCEVRLYERLFLHKNPEDPAEVPAGFLSDLNPDSLRVVAGALADASVRSAKPLDRFQFERLGYFSVDPDSAEGKMVFNRTVTLKEDPGKV from the exons atGGCGGCGGGGCTGGACGCGCTGAGCCTGTTCGCGGCCATCGGCCTGAGCGAGCCCAAGGCTCGCGAGACCCTGAAGAACGAGGCGCTGAGCGCGCTGCTCCGGGAAGCCGTGACCCAG gcACAAGGAGTCCTGGGCCCAACTGTCGACAAGGCAACTGGAACCCTCCTGTACAATGTGGCTTCCCGGCTTAAGGACCAAAAGCGTCTTCGTTTCCTTGTGGGCTGCATCACCAGCAAGAAGATCGTCACAGACTTGCAGCTCAGTG CTGCCCTGGAGTACGTGCGGAGCCACCCGCTGGACCCCATCGACACGGCAGACTTTGAGCAGCAGTGTGGCGTGGGGGTGGTCGTGACCCCAGAACAGATAGAGGAGGCC GTGGAGGCGGCTGTTCACAAGCACCGAGCTGAGCTGCTGTCGGAGCGGTACCGCTTCAACATGGGGCTGCTGATGG GCGAGGCGCGCGGCAGGCTGAGGTGGGCGGATGGCAAGAGCATTAAGAACGAAGTGGACCTGCAG GTGCTGCACTTGCTGGGCCCGAAGACAGAAGCTGACCTGGAAAAGAAACCAAAG GCTGGGAAGGCCAAGCCGGCCGAGGCGGAGAAGCAGCAGGCGGTGGCGGAGGAGAACG GTGGAGTGACCCTGGAAACAAAGTCGCTGATGGAGCAACTGAGGGGAGAAGCCCTCAAATTCCACAAGCCCG gtGAGAACTACAAGACAGAAGGCTACGTGCTCACGCCGCACACCATGACCCTGATGAAGCAGCACCTGGAGATCACTGGCGGGCAG GTGCGGACACGGTTCCCCCCGGAGCCCAACGGGATCCTGCACATCGGCCacgctaaagccatcaacttcaACTTCGGCTATGCCAAg GCCAACGGGGGCGTGTGCTTCCTGCGGTACGATGACACCAACCccgagaaggaggaggagaagtacTTCAGCGCCATCCGGGACatggtggagtggctgg GCTACAAGCCGCATGCCGTGACACATGCCTCGGACTACTTCGACCAGCTGTACGCGTGGGCCGTGGAGCTCATCCGGCG gggcCACGCCTACGTCTGCCACCAGCGGGTGGAAGAAATCAAAGGCCACAACCCTCCGCCCTCCCCGTGGCGGGATCGGCCCGTGGAAGAGTCACTCCTCCTCTTCGAG GGGATGAAGAAGGGGAAGTTTGAGGAGGGGGAGGCCACGCTGCGAATGAAGCTGGTGATGGAAGACGGGAAGCTGGACCCTGTCGCCTACCGCATCAAATACATGCCACACCACCGGACCGGGGACAGATG GTGCATCTACCCCACGTACGACTACACGCACTGCCTGTGCGACTCCATTGAGCAGATCACCCACTCGCTCTGCACCAAAGAGTTCCAGGCCCG GCGCTCCTCCTACTTCTGGCTGTGTAACGCGCTGGGCGTGTACTGCCCCGTGCAGTGGGAGTACGGGCGCCTGAACCTGCTCTACACCGTGGTGTCCAAGAGGAAGATCATCCGGCTGGTGGAGGCGGGCGCCGTCAG GGACTGGGACGACCCGCGGCTCTTCACGCTCACGGCCCTGCGCCGCCGAGGTTTCCCCCCCGAGGCCATCAACAGCTTCTGTGCGCGG GTAGGGGTGACGGTGGCGCAGACGACGATGGAGCCCCACCTGCTGGAGGCGTGCGTGCGGGAGGTGCTGAACGAGCGGGCCCCCCGCGCCATGGCCGTGCTGCAGCCCCTCCGAGTCACCATCACCAACTTCCCCACCCAGAAG GCCCTGGAAGTTCTCGTGCCCAACTTCCCAGCCGACGAGACCAAGGGCTTCCACAAAGTCCCCTTCCAGGCCACCATCTACATCGAGCAGAGCGACTTCAGGGAG GCTCTCCCCTTGCAGGTGCTGGACAAAGGCTACAAGCGGCTGGCACCCGGCCAGCCAGTGGGGCTGAGACACACCGGCTACGTCATTGCTGTCCAGAACGTCGTCaag GATGCTGGCGGGCAGGTGATGGAGCTGGAGGTGACCTGCACCAAGTCGGACGCTGTGGAGAAGCCCAAAGCCTTCATCCACTGGGTGTCGGAGCCGCTGGTCTGCGAGGTGCGGCTCTACGAACGGCT GTTCTTGCACAAAAACCCCGAGGACCCTGCAGAGGTGCCAGCTGGGTTCCTGAGTGACCTCAACCCC GACTCGCTGCGCGTGGTCGCCGGTGCCCTGGCTGACGCATCCGTCCGCTCCGCCAAGCCCCTGGACAGGTTCCAGTTTGAGCGGCTGGGCTACTTCTCGGTGGATCCCGACAGCGCGGAGGGGAAG ATGGTGTTTAACCGCACGGTGACGCTGAAGGAGGATCCCGGCAAGGTGTGA
- the QARS1 gene encoding glutamine--tRNA ligase isoform X2, which translates to MAAGLDALSLFAAIGLSEPKARETLKNEALSALLREAVTQAQGVLGPTVDKATGTLLYNVASRLKDQKRLRFLVGCITSKKIVTDLQLSAALEYVRSHPLDPIDTADFEQQCGVGVVVTPEQIEEAVEAAVHKHRAELLSERYRFNMGLLMGEARGRLRWADGKSIKNEVDLQVLHLLGPKTEADLEKKPKAGKAKPAEAEKQQAVAEENGGVTLETKSLMEQLRGEALKFHKPGENYKTEGYVLTPHTMTLMKQHLEITGGQVRTRFPPEPNGILHIGHAKAINFNFGYAKANGGVCFLRYDDTNPEKEEEKYFSAIRDMVEWLGYKPHAVTHASDYFDQLYAWAVELIRRGHAYVCHQRVEEIKGHNPPPSPWRDRPVEESLLLFEGMKKGKFEEGEATLRMKLVMEDGKLDPVAYRIKYMPHHRTGDRWCIYPTYDYTHCLCDSIEQITHSLCTKEFQARRSSYFWLCNALGVYCPVQWEYGRLNLLYTVVSKRKIIRLVEAGAVRDWDDPRLFTLTALRRRGFPPEAINSFCARVGVTVAQTTMEPHLLEACVREVLNERAPRAMAVLQPLRVTITNFPTQKALEVLVPNFPADETKGFHKVPFQATIYIEQSDFREVLDKGYKRLAPGQPVGLRHTGYVIAVQNVVKDAGGQVMELEVTCTKSDAVEKPKAFIHWVSEPLVCEVRLYERLFLHKNPEDPAEVPAGFLSDLNPDSLRVVAGALADASVRSAKPLDRFQFERLGYFSVDPDSAEGKMVFNRTVTLKEDPGKV; encoded by the exons atGGCGGCGGGGCTGGACGCGCTGAGCCTGTTCGCGGCCATCGGCCTGAGCGAGCCCAAGGCTCGCGAGACCCTGAAGAACGAGGCGCTGAGCGCGCTGCTCCGGGAAGCCGTGACCCAG gcACAAGGAGTCCTGGGCCCAACTGTCGACAAGGCAACTGGAACCCTCCTGTACAATGTGGCTTCCCGGCTTAAGGACCAAAAGCGTCTTCGTTTCCTTGTGGGCTGCATCACCAGCAAGAAGATCGTCACAGACTTGCAGCTCAGTG CTGCCCTGGAGTACGTGCGGAGCCACCCGCTGGACCCCATCGACACGGCAGACTTTGAGCAGCAGTGTGGCGTGGGGGTGGTCGTGACCCCAGAACAGATAGAGGAGGCC GTGGAGGCGGCTGTTCACAAGCACCGAGCTGAGCTGCTGTCGGAGCGGTACCGCTTCAACATGGGGCTGCTGATGG GCGAGGCGCGCGGCAGGCTGAGGTGGGCGGATGGCAAGAGCATTAAGAACGAAGTGGACCTGCAG GTGCTGCACTTGCTGGGCCCGAAGACAGAAGCTGACCTGGAAAAGAAACCAAAG GCTGGGAAGGCCAAGCCGGCCGAGGCGGAGAAGCAGCAGGCGGTGGCGGAGGAGAACG GTGGAGTGACCCTGGAAACAAAGTCGCTGATGGAGCAACTGAGGGGAGAAGCCCTCAAATTCCACAAGCCCG gtGAGAACTACAAGACAGAAGGCTACGTGCTCACGCCGCACACCATGACCCTGATGAAGCAGCACCTGGAGATCACTGGCGGGCAG GTGCGGACACGGTTCCCCCCGGAGCCCAACGGGATCCTGCACATCGGCCacgctaaagccatcaacttcaACTTCGGCTATGCCAAg GCCAACGGGGGCGTGTGCTTCCTGCGGTACGATGACACCAACCccgagaaggaggaggagaagtacTTCAGCGCCATCCGGGACatggtggagtggctgg GCTACAAGCCGCATGCCGTGACACATGCCTCGGACTACTTCGACCAGCTGTACGCGTGGGCCGTGGAGCTCATCCGGCG gggcCACGCCTACGTCTGCCACCAGCGGGTGGAAGAAATCAAAGGCCACAACCCTCCGCCCTCCCCGTGGCGGGATCGGCCCGTGGAAGAGTCACTCCTCCTCTTCGAG GGGATGAAGAAGGGGAAGTTTGAGGAGGGGGAGGCCACGCTGCGAATGAAGCTGGTGATGGAAGACGGGAAGCTGGACCCTGTCGCCTACCGCATCAAATACATGCCACACCACCGGACCGGGGACAGATG GTGCATCTACCCCACGTACGACTACACGCACTGCCTGTGCGACTCCATTGAGCAGATCACCCACTCGCTCTGCACCAAAGAGTTCCAGGCCCG GCGCTCCTCCTACTTCTGGCTGTGTAACGCGCTGGGCGTGTACTGCCCCGTGCAGTGGGAGTACGGGCGCCTGAACCTGCTCTACACCGTGGTGTCCAAGAGGAAGATCATCCGGCTGGTGGAGGCGGGCGCCGTCAG GGACTGGGACGACCCGCGGCTCTTCACGCTCACGGCCCTGCGCCGCCGAGGTTTCCCCCCCGAGGCCATCAACAGCTTCTGTGCGCGG GTAGGGGTGACGGTGGCGCAGACGACGATGGAGCCCCACCTGCTGGAGGCGTGCGTGCGGGAGGTGCTGAACGAGCGGGCCCCCCGCGCCATGGCCGTGCTGCAGCCCCTCCGAGTCACCATCACCAACTTCCCCACCCAGAAG GCCCTGGAAGTTCTCGTGCCCAACTTCCCAGCCGACGAGACCAAGGGCTTCCACAAAGTCCCCTTCCAGGCCACCATCTACATCGAGCAGAGCGACTTCAGGGAG GTGCTGGACAAAGGCTACAAGCGGCTGGCACCCGGCCAGCCAGTGGGGCTGAGACACACCGGCTACGTCATTGCTGTCCAGAACGTCGTCaag GATGCTGGCGGGCAGGTGATGGAGCTGGAGGTGACCTGCACCAAGTCGGACGCTGTGGAGAAGCCCAAAGCCTTCATCCACTGGGTGTCGGAGCCGCTGGTCTGCGAGGTGCGGCTCTACGAACGGCT GTTCTTGCACAAAAACCCCGAGGACCCTGCAGAGGTGCCAGCTGGGTTCCTGAGTGACCTCAACCCC GACTCGCTGCGCGTGGTCGCCGGTGCCCTGGCTGACGCATCCGTCCGCTCCGCCAAGCCCCTGGACAGGTTCCAGTTTGAGCGGCTGGGCTACTTCTCGGTGGATCCCGACAGCGCGGAGGGGAAG ATGGTGTTTAACCGCACGGTGACGCTGAAGGAGGATCCCGGCAAGGTGTGA